In a single window of the Pseudophryne corroboree isolate aPseCor3 unplaced genomic scaffold, aPseCor3.hap2 scaffold_868, whole genome shotgun sequence genome:
- the LOC135043500 gene encoding gastrula zinc finger protein XlCGF17.1-like, whose product MSDFSGMSKDDLEIVYQVKGCGYPFQRVQKHHEGSTLPCAIDAKCFTQNTKLINPHTGKAGERPLICSDCGKCFTYKSHLVIHQRRHTGERPFSCSECGKCFTYKSQLVKHQRSHTGENLFPCSECGKCFTYESRLVIHKRIHTGEKPYSCSECGKCFTYKTTLDAHKRSHTGTSPFPCSECGKYFAQKSQLARHQRSHTGERPFPCADCGKCFSRKSHLVTHRQSHTGEKPFPCPECGKWFAQKSGLVRHQISHTGEKPFPCPECRKWFARKSDLVIHHRSHTGENPISCAECGKCFKRKSQLVIHQRSHTGEKPFPCSECGKCFARKSTLVRHQQSPAWKMVTLDLIQVGLQCAI is encoded by the exons atgtctgacttcagcggaatgtccaaggacgaTCTGGAGATTGTGTATCAGGTGAAAggttgtggatatccctttcaacgtgttcagaagcatcatgagggcagcactc ttccatgtgctatagatgccaaatgttttacacagaacacaaagcttattaacccacacacaggtaaggcaggtgagaggccactgatatgctctgactgtgggaaatgttttacatacaaatcacatcttgttatacatcagagaaggcacacaggtgagaggccattttcttgctctgagtgcgggaaatgttttacatacaaatcacaacttgttaaacatcagcgaagtcacacaggtgagaatctatttccatgttctgagtgtgggaaatgttttacatacgaaTCACGtcttgtaatacataagagaatacatacaggtgagaaaccatattcctgttctgagtgtgggaaatgttttacatacaaaacaaCTCTTGATgctcataagagaagtcacacaggtacatcaccttttccatgttctgagtgtgggaaatattttgctcagaaatcacaacttgctagacatcagagaagtcacacaggtgagaggccatttccatgtgcagactgtggaaaatgtttttcaCGGAAATCACACCTTGTTACACAtcggcaaagtcacacaggtgagaagccatttccatgtcctgagtgtgggaaatggtttgcacagaaatcaggtcttgttagacatcagataagtcacacaggtgagaagccatttccatgtcctgagtgtaggaaatggtttgcacggaaatcagatcttgttatacatcacagaagtcacacaggggagaatccaatttcttgcgctgagtgtgggaaatgttttaaacggaaatcacaacttgttatacatcagagaagtcacacaggtgagaagccatttccatgttctgagtgtgggaaatgttttgcacgcaaatcaactcttgttagacatcagcaaagtc cTGCCTGGAAGATGGTGACTTtggacctaattcaggttggattgcagtgtgcgatcTAA